A single Xiphias gladius isolate SHS-SW01 ecotype Sanya breed wild chromosome 22, ASM1685928v1, whole genome shotgun sequence DNA region contains:
- the stmn1b gene encoding stathmin 1b, protein MASCGDIQVKELNKRASGQAFEVILSPSTPDVKGEFPLSPLKKKGTSLDEIKRKLEAAEDRRKSQEAELLKHFAEKREHEKEVIQKAIEENCNFSKMAQEKLSQKMEANEENRTARMAALNEKFKEKDKKLEEVRKNKEAIRESES, encoded by the exons ACATCCAAGTGAAGGAGCTGAACAAGCGTGCTTCAGGTCAGGCTTTTGAGGTCATCCTGAGCCCCTCAACCCCAGATGTCAAGGGGGAATTTCCACTGTCccctcttaaaaaaaagggaacatcACTGGATGAGATTAAGAGGAAACTTGAAGCTGCAGAAGACAGACGCAAG AGCCAAGAAGCTGAACTGCTGAAACATTTTGCTGAGAAACGAGAACACGAGAAGGAAGTCATCCAGAAGGCCATAGAGGAAAACTGCAACTTTAGCAAGATGGCGCAAGAGAAACTCAGCCAGAAGATGGAGGCAAACGAGGAGAACCGCACTGCACGGATGGCAGCTCTCAATGAGAAGTTCAAGGAGAAG GACAAGAAGCTTGAAGAAGTCAGGAAGAACAAGGAGGCGATTAGAGAAAGTGAAAGTTAA
- the paqr7b gene encoding membrane progestin receptor alpha-B, protein MATVVMEQIGRLFINAQQLRQIPQLLESAFPTLPCTVKVSDVPWVFRERHILTGYRQPDQSWRYYFLTLFQRHNETLNVWTHLLAALIILVKWQEISETVDFLRDPHAQPLFIVLLAAFTYLSFSALAHLLSAKSELSCYTFYFLDYVGVAVYQYGSALAHYYYAIEKEWHTRVQGLFLPAAAFLAWLTCFGCCYGKYASCETPRFVLKLFQVVPSALAYCLDISPVVHRIYSCYQEGCSDPTVVYHFYHVLFFLIGAYFFCCPHPESLFPGKCDFIGQGHQIFHVFVVVCTLTQIEALRTDFTERRPFYERLHGDLAHDAVALFIFTACCSALTAFYVRKRVRASLHVKGE, encoded by the coding sequence ATGGCGACAGTGGTGATGGAGCAGATCGGTCGCCTGTTCATCAACGCGCAGCAGCTGCGCCAGATCCCTCAGCTGCTGGAGTCGGCCTTCCCCACGCTGCCTTGCACTGTGAAGGTGTCTGACGTTCCCTGGGTGTTCCGCGAGCGTCACATTCTCACCGGCTACAGACAGCCGGACCAGAGCTGGCGCTACTACTTCCTCACCCTCTTCCAAAGGCACAATGAAACCCTCAATGTGTGGACCCATCTACTGGCCGCTCTCATCATCTTGGTGAAGTGGCAGGAGATCTCAGAGACTGTTGATTTTTTGCGAGACCCTCATGCTCAGCCCCTCTTCATTGTCCTCCTGGCAGCCTTCACCTACCTCTCCTTCAGCGCGCTCGCTCATCTCCTCTCTGCCAAGTCCGAGCTCTCCTGCTACACCTTCTACTTCCTCGACTACGTGGGGGTCGCTGTCTACCAGTATGGCAGTGCTCTGGCACACTACTACTATGCCATAGAAAAAGAGTGGCACACTAGGGTGCAAGGACTTTTTTTACCTGCAGCAGCATTCCTGGCCTGGCTCACTTGCTTCGGCTGCTGCTATGGCAAATATGCCAGTTGTGAGACACCCAGGTTTGTCCTCAAGCTCTTCCAAGTGGTGCCCTCAGCCTTGGCTTATTGTTTAGACATAAGCCCTGTGGTTCACCGCATCTACAGCTGCTACCAGGAGGGCTGCTCCGACCCAACTGTGGTGTACCATTTCTATCATGTGCTCTTTTTCCTAATTGGCGCCTATTTCTTCTGCTGCCCTCACCCAGAGAGCTTGTTCCCTGGGAAGTGTGACTTCATTGGGCAGGGCCATCAGATCTTTCACGTGTTTGTGGTGGTGTGCACCCTGACGCAGATCGAGGCACTGCGAACAGACTTCACAGAGCGCCGTCCCTTCTATGAGCGTCTTCACGGTGATCTTGCACACGACGCTGTGGCACTCTTCATCTTCACTGCCTGCTGCAGTGCTCTTACCGCTTTTTATGTACGCAAGCGTGTACGTGCCTCTCTTCACGTGAAGGGGGAGTAA